In the genome of Dyadobacter fermentans DSM 18053, the window CGTCGATCGCGATGACTTGTCCGCTGACATAGCTGCAATCTTCACTCAGCAAAAACACCACCAGTTTGCCGACTTCCTCGGGCAAGCCGAGACGCTTTGTCGGGTTGGATTGTGCGTAATGATCTTCCGCCTGTTTGGGATCTGCCGGATTCACCTGTCTGAAAGCCTCTGCCACCATTGGCGTGAGAATCGCACCGGGGGCAATGGCGTTGGTCAGGATTCCGTAACGGCCGTATTCCAATGCGGCGTTTTTTGTTATCCCCGAAACAGCGTGTTTGGTAGCCACATATGGCGTCTGATTCATCACACCACGAATCCCGCCCACAGAAGCGACGTTGACAATCCGGCCATATTCCTGTTTTTGCATAACCGGAATAATGTATTTCAACCCATAGTAAACACCCATCAAATTAATATCGACCACTTTTTTGAAGACATCCAGATCATATTCGACCATGGGCGCCTGTCTGCCTTCAATGCCGGCGTTGTTGTAAAAGCCGTCTATCCTGCCGAACTCGGCAACTGTATCGTCCACGTACTTCTTGACCGCAGTTTCGTCTGAAACGTCAGCGACGGACGCAAGCACGTTAATATCCGGGTACCTGGATTGGATCTCGGCTTTCGCCTTTTCCAGTGATTCTGCGTTATAGTCTATAATGGACAATGCTGCGCCGTTCCGGGCAGCTTCGAGAGCGGTGGCAAAACCCAGCCCCATTGCAGCGCCCGTGATAACGATTACTTTATTTTCTAGCCTTTTCATGTCATTTGTGATTAAAATGTAATAATGTAAAGATCAGAAAACAGGGCCTCAAACAGCCGCATTATCCGGCCGAACATTAGCACTATTTGAACATCTTTCATTTACGAACGGGCGTAGGGAGCTTGCTGATGAACATTGTATTTGAACTTCTCCGGCGTCAAACCGGTTTGCTTTTTGAAAAAACGGGCGAAGTAGGACTGGTCGGCAAAACCCAGGTTATAGGCAATTTCTTTAATTGAAAATTCCCCGTAAAACAGTTCTCTTTTACTTTCTATCAGCACAAGCTGGCTGAGCAGCTGACTCATGGTAATGCCCGCTTTCGCACGCAAAATTTCATTTACTCTTTTCGGTGTCAGCCCGATTTGCCCGGCATAATAGGACGCGGATCTGTTTTCTTTGAAATTTTCTTCCATCAATTGAAACAACCTGACAATGCGCAGGTCGTCGCCCACTGCCGCGCGGAGTTTGTGCGTGCCGAAACGGTGTAGGTGATGCAGAAAAACGGTTGTGTATTCCAGCAGCACCGTAATTTCCGCAATGCCTGCATATTCCAGCAATATGAGCGAAAATAAAGCTTCCAGCGGCGCGGTCATTTCCGGCGGAATCGGTATTCCCTTGTTTTCAAATGGCAGGAATAGCTGCCGGAGCTGCATTTCTTCAATGCGGTGAAAGAATTCTTCGGAAAAGACGATCACCCTCGCTTTTGGGAGCTGGGCCGATGGAATGGAATGCACCTGGTTTTTGGAGATCAGGTATACCAGGTTCTTTTGAATGGGATAAGGTTCAAAATCGATATACTGGACGCCCATATCTTCACTAAACCACACCAGCGCATAAAAATTAATGCGGTGGCTCGGCCGGTGTTCGCCAAACGCAACCACCTGGTCCGAAGCCATAAACTGCCCCTGGGGTAGAACGTGTAGCGGTATGGCGTTGCGTTTGGAATCCATCTTCTCAATTCCTGCGTTTGGAAGCGATATCTGTAAATATTTCATTTCTGACATCTGAGGACAATTCCAGAAACCGCTCGTATTGTTTCAGTACATCGGCAATGATTTCCTTTTCGGTGAAATACGCGACATTATAGCCGATTCGGTTGTCGCCGAAGTAGCTCATGGGTATGTTGGCCTGATCTTTCCTGACGTTTGGAACATTAACCTCTTTCACCAATACGCTGGAAACCAGACGGCTCTCATTGCGAACGCCGTAGACAAAGTCCTCGATTTGCTTGTGCCGGATCGTGAGCGATACATCTGTCGGGTTGGCCCGGAAGTCGATGCCCGCGGTGATCCCTTTGCTGTTAAACTCTGCCGCCAGTTCCGCCAATGCGCCGCGTACCGTGGTGCCTATGTATTCTTCCACGTTTTCGGACGTTTTCACCGACACGATTCTGTGCAGCCGCTCTTTCCACAACTCACCTGACCAATAGCTGGTTGCCGGTGAAAAGTCTGTGTTATAATAGTAGCTATCGACCACCAGCGCCCGTACCAGACAGTAACAAAAAAGGATCATCACCACCGAAAAAGGCAATGCGGTGATCAGCGTCATCGTCTGCAAGGATTGCAAGCCGCCGGCATTCAACAGCACCAGCGCAAGCAACGCAAGCAGCGCCCCCCAGCAGACGAGCTGCCATTTGGGTGACTTTTCGGCATTGTGGGAGGCAATGCTGTTGATCACAAATATCCCGGAGTCGGCCGATGTCACAAAAAATACAAATATGATGAAGATGGAAAAACTGCTGCTAAGTCCGGGAGCGGGCAAATAATCCAGAAAACGGAACAGCAGCTCGTCGGCATTGGCCGTGAGACTGCTGAGCTGCCCGGCGGCCTCGTGCTGGTCAAACCAGATCGCAGAATTCCCGAAGACTGTCATCCACAGGAAGTTGAATGCGGTAGGAAGGATCAATACCGCGCAGATAAACTCCCGGATAGTCCTGCCGCGGGAGATCCCGGCAATAAACAGCCCTACGTACGGCGCCCAGGAGATCCACCATGCCCAGTATAAGATTGTCCATTGAAAGTACCATGGCTGCCGTTCGGGCTCGTAGGCATGGGTATTGAATGTTAAGCTTAAAAACTGGTTCAGGTAATCGCCTATGCCTTCGGAGAGCGTGCCCATCAGAAAAACGGTTGGCCCGAACGTGAGTACAAACAGCATCAACAGGACCGCACCGGTGATGTTCAACTGGCTCAGAAACTTGACGCCCTTGCTCACGCCGGTGGTGGCCGAAAAAATCGAAATAGCCATGATTACAAGCACAATCACGATTTGTGATGAAAACCCAGAACTCTCGATAAGCCCTACTTCCACCAGTCCGGCACTGAGCTGCACCACGCCAAAGCCCAGCGTGGTGGTGATACCGAAGAAAGTACTGCATAGTGCAAAAGTGTCGATCGCGTCGCCCGCGGTGCCGTTGAGCCGGTCTTTCAAAATCGGGTAAAAGCAACTTCTCAGCGACAGGGGCAGCTTATAGCGGTAAGTAAAATAGGCCAGCGAGAGTCCCACCACCCCGTAAATCGCCCAGGCGTGAATGCCCCAGTGAAAAAAGGTATACAGCTGCGCGTTTTTGGAACGGGCAATCTGGTCCATCTGCCCGAAGGTTGGATCAGAAAAATGCGATAACGGTTCGGATACGCTGAAATACATCAAACCGATGCCCATTCCAGCCGCAAACAGCATCGAAATCCAAGAAAAGAAAGAATACTCGGGCACGGCGTCGTTATCGCCCAACGTAATCGAACCGAATTTACTGAAAACCAGCGCCAGCAGGAAAAACACGAAAATGGTGACCGACCAGACATAAGCCCAATTTAAATTGACAA includes:
- a CDS encoding helix-turn-helix domain-containing protein, translating into MDSKRNAIPLHVLPQGQFMASDQVVAFGEHRPSHRINFYALVWFSEDMGVQYIDFEPYPIQKNLVYLISKNQVHSIPSAQLPKARVIVFSEEFFHRIEEMQLRQLFLPFENKGIPIPPEMTAPLEALFSLILLEYAGIAEITVLLEYTTVFLHHLHRFGTHKLRAAVGDDLRIVRLFQLMEENFKENRSASYYAGQIGLTPKRVNEILRAKAGITMSQLLSQLVLIESKRELFYGEFSIKEIAYNLGFADQSYFARFFKKQTGLTPEKFKYNVHQQAPYARS
- a CDS encoding glucose 1-dehydrogenase; the protein is MKRLENKVIVITGAAMGLGFATALEAARNGAALSIIDYNAESLEKAKAEIQSRYPDINVLASVADVSDETAVKKYVDDTVAEFGRIDGFYNNAGIEGRQAPMVEYDLDVFKKVVDINLMGVYYGLKYIIPVMQKQEYGRIVNVASVGGIRGVMNQTPYVATKHAVSGITKNAALEYGRYGILTNAIAPGAILTPMVAEAFRQVNPADPKQAEDHYAQSNPTKRLGLPEEVGKLVVFLLSEDCSYVSGQVIAIDGGQSNSYGNV
- a CDS encoding BCCT family transporter, whose translation is MKNSYFLPRTTFKKGITVPSLLFILAVTFLASFFPQVTGTLLAQMKDWIFVNLNWAYVWSVTIFVFFLLALVFSKFGSITLGDNDAVPEYSFFSWISMLFAAGMGIGLMYFSVSEPLSHFSDPTFGQMDQIARSKNAQLYTFFHWGIHAWAIYGVVGLSLAYFTYRYKLPLSLRSCFYPILKDRLNGTAGDAIDTFALCSTFFGITTTLGFGVVQLSAGLVEVGLIESSGFSSQIVIVLVIMAISIFSATTGVSKGVKFLSQLNITGAVLLMLFVLTFGPTVFLMGTLSEGIGDYLNQFLSLTFNTHAYEPERQPWYFQWTILYWAWWISWAPYVGLFIAGISRGRTIREFICAVLILPTAFNFLWMTVFGNSAIWFDQHEAAGQLSSLTANADELLFRFLDYLPAPGLSSSFSIFIIFVFFVTSADSGIFVINSIASHNAEKSPKWQLVCWGALLALLALVLLNAGGLQSLQTMTLITALPFSVVMILFCYCLVRALVVDSYYYNTDFSPATSYWSGELWKERLHRIVSVKTSENVEEYIGTTVRGALAELAAEFNSKGITAGIDFRANPTDVSLTIRHKQIEDFVYGVRNESRLVSSVLVKEVNVPNVRKDQANIPMSYFGDNRIGYNVAYFTEKEIIADVLKQYERFLELSSDVRNEIFTDIASKRRN